In Pyrus communis chromosome 15, drPyrComm1.1, whole genome shotgun sequence, the genomic stretch TTTAGATCATGGAATACATCACTACATCAGCAAGAGCTACATGATTAAGACCTTACAAAGTATATGCCCTAATCGTGCTTAAAATCTCTTTTAAGTGGATATCAAAGATTAAAGAAGCATGTTTAAGTGGAGAAGTGGGATTCATAAATAATTATGGTAGTTTGAAATTGGACACGCCATCAATGAGATCACTAAGCAAGTGATGCAAGTTTTGCTGCCACTTTAACCACCAATTGCCTATTCTTTTCTATCCTTATCCAATGATTGTTGTCATTGTCATTGGATACACACAATCTAAATTTCCGACCAATTAACTTAGTGGGATTTTACTGTGGCTTCAGGTATGGACCCAAGCATGTAGCAAAACCTTAAAGCAGAAGAAGTATGTCCGAGTGCATTGTTATTACGACATCCTAAGCAACCGACACAATGACGTGTAAATGATAGCGGTGTATCCATTTTATGTATGTTAATATGCTAAAACAATATATTTGTTAGACTTCACCTTGTAATGGAATTCAATGTGAAATAGTAAAAACTGTTTAGTTACATCATCCACCCAAAACATTCCGTTCTAGAAAATGTATTCCTCACCCCACATCTGTAAAAGTAACGAGTACAAATTACtgtgggaattgttattggcattccaaatttctcattctagactccaaattttctatatttagaaaaaaaatacatttgtcaggagtgtagaatgagatttttggagtgctaataacacttcccattACTGTTGTTAGTTGAATTATGTTCTTCAAGTACCTCCACTCTTATCAAGGTAATAAGTTATTTGATCTCTTCAAATTAAGAAATTCTAATCCATTTTAGTACAATATTGACATTTTTATTCATTGGACGACATATTGACCCAAAATAAATACAACGAAAATGGTCATTGGCCAACAGAAGTTGATTACTTCAGCAATAGGCACCatctattttattctttttttcttaaacATATTGGAGCACTACTATATGTTGCTTTATTCTAAATTTGAAAAAGGTGTAACTGGACTCGTTTGgaattacttttaaaatgactgaaaacacttttaaaataaGTGTTTTGGGAACCAatccttgaaaaaatgaaaGTGAATCCTAAAAAAACGcttgaagtgcttcctgcaagaagtatataactggtttttttttgtagaaaacacttaaagtgcttttggaatacaaaataaatttcaCCAAAATTGTTTTCAGTCAATTTAAAAATATCTAAAACGAGTATTATATAGCTTTACATCGATGGATATCTTAATAAAATTGTTACAATTTAAACTTCCAAATAAATGAAATGGTCATCTAATAGTATTGTTCCATTGTCAGACTTTTGTGCATCCAATTTTTAGATAATGAATCTGAACCACACATCATGACAAAGTTTTATTTTGATCAATAATTTAGAGTCTTTAAACTCACAATCtaatgaatttaaatattttactaCAAAATATGACAAGAAAACATTAATAAATGTCCttgaatcttcttcaatttattctgTTCGatagttaaaaataaagaatattttaaaaataaagaatatttTGTTagaggtaaaaaaaattatcaatagCACCACCGAATATATATCCATATCCTGGCCCCATGAATCATtggttcatatattttataGGCCCATAAACCCTTAATGCTCCATCGGCATGAGCCAACCGTGAAGTACACACAACCAAAAGAGGCCAAATCCGTGACACCATTGGAGGAGTAGAAACACATGCATTGCCCCCGCTATAAATACCATAACTCACCACCTCCATTTTCATCAGCTCAAATTTCCTCACCTTCTTTCCATCTACTCAAAAACCTTTCTAATTTCCAAAACtccaattaaaaacaaaaatatgagaACTGTAATTGCCTTCTCTACTGCAATTCCGGCAGCGAAATCTCCACCGGAATCATCACTGCAGCCAACTCCTACAACCATGGGGCAGCAGCAGCGCTCGCCGTGGCACTCTCCGGTGCCCTACCTCTTCGGAGGCCTGGCGGCGATGTTGTGTCTGATTGCTTTTGCTCTGTTGATCCTGGCATGCTCTTACTGGAAGCTTTCGAGTCGGCTGGAGGACAGAGAAGGCGGCGAGGGTGACTTGGAGAGCGGCGACGACGAGAAAGGCGACAGGTCGAATAAACCAGTGAAGGTGTTCGAGGAGAAGATTTTGGTTATCATGGCGGGGAATGAGAACCCAACTTTCTTAGCCACGCCGGTTTCGGTTTGCTCGAAAGCTGCTACTTTCGGCGGTGGCGATGAGAAGATGGTGGACGGTCAGGGCATGAGTAAAGACGGAGAGAACGAGGAGATTTCTGAGAAAGTGAAAGACGAAATGGGGTCCCATGATCACGAAGAACCCGAAAATATTCGAAACCAAGACGATGTATCGGAGACTCAACCGAGGAGATTACAAGAAGAAGTCCAACATGAAAACCAGTGAGCTCATCTCAGCTTGCTCTGTTTCAGTTTTGGCATGTTtacgagaaagagagagagagagagagagtgctttgttctttctttttttgggtcTCCTCTGTTGTCGTCCTTTCTTTTTTATGGTGGGGTTTGGggaatttttatgtttttgatccGGAAATGTAAATTTTTGATGAGATTTATTAGTTTTgatgagatttaaaattaaaacataattaacTAGTTGATGTTACaggtttttgttcttgtttccattttaatttcttaattagtGGCGTATTGTACTAATTAAGAAGGATCATTTATCTTTCTTTGCCTTTCTTCCCCACGCATTTTTCCAAACATAGGAAAGGTATGGGTTTGGAGCACAAGAAGTTCTAATGATGTTGAGTTTCATCTTGACTTCTTGAGTTCAAATATCATGAGCGATAAGGATGTAAAATTAGGGATAGAAAACAAACTAGTTACCCATAGAAACCGTATTATTTAAATCTTCGCTTTGAATACCACTAACTCAAACATTATGGGAACGAAATTGGTATAAAATGTTGTGGTGTCATGGAATAATGTTTTAATGAATACATTGtataaagataaaaatatataataggAAAATGAATAAAGTAGAAAATGAAGAAGTTCTCAGAATGAGTGTAACCATAACATCTAAGCAGTAGTTTCTCAAGTCTAACATGCACAtataatattttgtaaataattgaaaatattGGTACATTACATTCCAGTTACATAAGTTATTAATGAAAAAATGGTACACCTCCCAACTCCTAATTCGATGCCTAGAAATTTTAAGGTTGGCTTTGTTCGACCTAAATAGTTAAAACGAACTGTGCTAACCTGGAGCAATCATGGATCGAAGTTTTTGTTTACTTGAACCTCAAGGAATCTTCTACACGCTACTAACCCTTATGCATATGTTAGGCGCGAAGGAATTCCTTGTATTTATGTTGGGCTTGAAATTCACATTTTCGGTCGAGTTAATGTTTGGACCCGATTTTGCATGACTCGGCCCATATACTATAAGTTGTTGGATGAGATAAATATTAAGGATCAGGATTGGCTTCTAGATAAAGGTTGAATTAATCACATGATCTATCTAGATTCAAAGtcttacactatgtttgggtgaagaaatttaagattactaaggaatttaaaaatgacgaaaattgaaatgacgaaattttattttttagaatttgtaaattttcttgtttggttaccTAAaataacaatggaattgaatacggaatttgttatttttaaactctcaatcatagaaattgagaaatgacacctatttacatggaatttgaacttgggatttggtggtcccaaattccaagttttttttccacgcggaaattctaaatttctatgtttatgaatccaaacaagagaattggtgcctgtcaatttataaattccaacttttaccaaaattccatgtttatttccctcatccaaacatagtgttagtTGAAGACGACGAGACTTGGCGACGATAAAGTTTCAGGCGAGAACAAATCTGAGTATGTTTAGAGAATATGCCTAGAAATTGGAAGATTATCAGAATTTTACAACTCAGCAGACTTGGTCATCATGAAATTGCAACATGGAGAGGGCCATTCAACTCAACACATAAACCCAAATGCTCTACACAAAACCTCGCTTTACGTGAAACTTTCTCACACCTCCGATAAAAGTACTAAATTGATGAACCTAGTGCAAACGATCTTGAACTTAGTAGTGAATTGAATAACCTTGTCTTCAGATTCTAGAACTCTAGGCTGAGAGTGTTCCTTACTCAACCGTTGTCGCTCAGTGCATAAGTCAACAATGCGCTCGACACCACAGCACCACAACCATTTTACTCTTTCAACCAAGCTCGGTCATAAGTCAGTACAACCGCATTTACAAAACTCATCAATTGTTCGACCTGCACCCCCGCATAAGTTTTGTAATTTCTAAGGTCAATAACTAAATAAAAGAACTCCACAACTCACATGGAAAGCTTCTAAGACCATCtacaaatgagatgtcaaaaatgTCACATAGATATATAACAGTAACAAATGACGTACCGTTTACTCCAATTGAGATGTTAAAGCTGACATGAAAAAAAGGCTAAGATGATATGAacaaagagatgtcaaattggAAGCTGCATTGAAATATGGTTTTTACTATTTCTAAAAGCATTCCAGTTGCCTTACATTAAATGTTagcatatttaattatttttaaactaacaacaacttaatttttattatttttatttaaaaaacataaacaaaacaataaattttagTATATcatgtgaaaagaaaatattgataatatatcaaaatatcaATTTAACAATCTTTTGAATTTGACGTATCTTCTGAAAAAGTTCTAAGTGGACGCATGTTGTAGTAAGACCCAAGGGTGCGTTTGACAAGATGGACGGGCGGATTCAGGTTGGAGCACGAGAAAACTGAGGTCAGACTCGGCCATTTTCTTGGGAAGCAGGAGAGAGATACACGCGTAAGTGTCTGATTGGGTACGGGTCCATGGGAAAGCTGCGCGTATGCACGAGCCCTTGGATTGTCCGGCGCGGCACCACGCGAAGGCGCGTCCCCATCATGATATCGTGATTACAGTCTAGTGCACAGAAGTCAGGTGTACATTTGTAACTGTAGGCGTGCAGGTAAATATTCTTATTGGAGTGCGGTCCATTAAGCAGGTAAGGGGCCggaccaacaaaataaaaaccactAGCCCAATTGGGCTGTTAGAAATCACATTAGGCCTTGGTTTGGCTTaacttaactttttttttaaatggatatgaaaaaaaattaaagcattttaagtgtttggtaaataccttaaatcagttttttttcaaagttttaggtgaaaaaaaaagGCTGAAAACCAGAAGCTGAAAATAGCAGCTTCAACAAAACAGCTTATTTTGGTAAAACACGGGTGAACAGCTTATTGTGGTACCATCTGATTATCGAATTTTAGCCTTTCTTTGAAATGGAACAGTGCCTTGGAAATGGAGGGTTGTTCACAACGGTTGCACCTTGGCTGCTGTTGCAGTGTGAATGGGATAAAGGAGGAAAAcacaagaatgaagaagatgagagagagagagagagagagagagagagagagatttattattattttttttaaattgcttaattataaatatttaagataaagtttataaatatttttattttgaaaa encodes the following:
- the LOC137716742 gene encoding protein GLUTAMINE DUMPER 3-like yields the protein MRTVIAFSTAIPAAKSPPESSLQPTPTTMGQQQRSPWHSPVPYLFGGLAAMLCLIAFALLILACSYWKLSSRLEDREGGEGDLESGDDEKGDRSNKPVKVFEEKILVIMAGNENPTFLATPVSVCSKAATFGGGDEKMVDGQGMSKDGENEEISEKVKDEMGSHDHEEPENIRNQDDVSETQPRRLQEEVQHENQ